GCTAATATAAAGTTTATGTCCTGCCCCATTTTATTAGTAGATGACCAAATCCTACTTGCTAACCCCTTACCATCCTTATATAAATTACCGCTAATAAGCTTTAAAACTATGTCCTCAGGTATCGAATAAATTGATTTATATAGCTCCTTAGGAATATCTAACTCAAACTTATCCTCTAGGTATTCAAAGAAAGTAGCTTGTACAGCGGCTGCAATTTGAGAACTTGTTTTTAGAGCATCCTCATTAAGTTCATAAATATTATTTTCAAGCTCTCTCAATCTGTTCTGCACAACTTTACTGTAATCATTTAGCCAAGCTTTATTAAATCCTTTAGACTTAGACGCTTTTTTTAATAAATCCTCTGCTACATCCTCATAAAGCTTTTTTAGCTGCTTTGCATTGTTCTGAGCAAGCTCTATCTTTTTATTTAGGGCCTCATGAACTAGTTTAAGGTACTCGTTATTCATTTGAACCACCAGTATTTAATTGTGGCTGCTCGGATTCTGCTGAAGCTATTAATGTAATCTCCTCAAGTATTTCATTAAGGCTCTTTTCAGCGTCTTCTTCATCCGTAAACTCTTTAATATAGCTTCTAATAGATCTAACCTTTGTAATTACCTCATCCATTGCTGTTTTCTTTTTATCCTCTTCATCAGCTGGCAATGGATAGTTATGAGTAAATATCAAAGTATACGCTAGATTAGACCACTCATTTTTAAATTTATTCTTATAGCAGTATGGAGCTGCCTCTATAATAAAGTTGATTAATTCTTTTAACACAGGCTCCCAATCATTCCACTTTTCTTCACAGCGTCCAATTAAGTCATTGTACATGTATTTCATTGCCTTAGCACTTGGAATGTTAGATAAATCCTTTATATCAGGCATATCAAGTATATCTTTCATATCATGATCTAATCTATCAAGGTACGAATTAGCAGCTTCAGCATTTCCCATGTTGTATTCTAATCTTTGGATTACAGCTTGCTTGTTATTGTTTGCAGCATTATCATCAGTTCTTATAGCATGTACAGCATTAGGTGCTATTGTAAGCTTATTTACATCATCTGGGTTTCCATCAATAATGCTTTCAGCACCGAACATTTGAAACTTTAAAGCATCTGCAAAGTCTGAATTCTTCCTATTGTACTGATTTTGCAGCTCCCTTAATTCGTCAACATCGGATTCTCCGAAGCTATCTCCAAGCTCTCCACCGTTCTTAATAAGCCAACATGGTATTCTAGAAAATCCTGTGGGTTGTGCTTTTACCTCTGTTGGATTTATTAGATCATCACCTTTATAAGTTAGCTGCTTGTAAAAAGCTACTACCTCCTTACTATCCTCAGGTTTATCATAGCAATATACATGAATATAATAGATTTTGTCTTTATCGGCTTCGGTAAAGGCATTAGCTTCATCTTCCTCGAAAAATCTTGCTTCCAGAAGGATACCGTTTTGTTCTTTATAATAAAAATCTTCTATATTCTCATACTTAATAATTATAGGCATACCAGGATTGGCTTCCACTCTCAAAAGTACACGTTTTTTGATTGTACTCATTAAAAAAGCCTTTCTAGTATTGTTCCAAAATTTATTCGCTTCAAGCACATCATCAATAAACTTTCTGAGCTCTTCACATTTATTACTATCATTCATATTATTTGGCTTGAAATTAATAAAAGGCTCATTTCCAAACATGAACCTTGCTTGCTTTTTAAGTAACGGTTTAACCTTATTTCTTATGTCCTGAGTGGGAGTATAATCTACATTATCATTCGATTCCCAGCTTTGCCCCAAAAGAGACTTATCTTGCTTAGCTGCTTTTCCATCTTCACATTTACCTTTATAAAAATGATAATCTGACTTTACTCTCAATCTCTCTTTTTTCTCTGCATCAGAAAGTTTTAAAAGTGTCTCTTTCACATCTGACATTAGAATACTGCGCCTCCTTTCTTATTGGTATAAGGGCTAGGCTTAATAACCCCTTTACCTTTGCTATAAATTTCTTTCTCATATGCTGCTTGATTGAATTGCAGTATAGTATTTACAAAGTATCTGATTGCATCCATAGCATGGTCCATTATTTTAACTGGCTTATCTTCTCCACGCTGAATTGCTTTTTCATCCCATATATAGGAGAAGAATTCTTTAAATGTGTTGTAGCAATTATCATTAAACAATAATAGCTCATCGGTTAGATATGCTGCTACATTCCTTATTCCCTCAAGTACATCATTTTTAGCTTTTCTAACTGTAAACTTACCTTTTTCTCTTATAAGAGCTATGAAGGATGCTGCACTTGGGTCTATTACTATTGCCTTAACTTTTCTTTCTCCTACAAATTCCTCTAAATCCTTATAGTATTCAGGATCTGATTTCTGCTTTCCTTTATCTCGACCAGAGTAATAATACTCATCTACCAAGTACCATTTACCTTCAAACTGGCCCCATAATAGAAAAACAGTTGCGTTTTGAGTACCATAATCGCAACTAACATAGAATTCCTTATAAGCTCTTTCAATTGTTTTTACTTTATGCTTAATTTCATCAAACATGTCATAGATAATTCCTTCAGCCTGTACCCATAATCCAAGGATATAACGCTTAAAGAATACCCCTGAAAACATACGTCTAAATCTCTGTTTAACCTTTTGTGAAAGGCTTAAATTATCATCCATATCGAAGTGCATATAAAGTATATTCTTTTCCTTAGCTTTATCTATAAGCTCTGTTTTAACAAAATGATACGGACTTCCTGGATTACAATTCATAAATATCTTTGCCCCATCTACCGAGCAACGTCCTATCATCTGATCAACAAAATTCTGAGGAAACAAAGCTACTTCATCAGCCAAGGCTCCAGCAGCTGTTAAACCTTGCAGCTTATCCTGTGAAGCTTCATTGCTAGCATCATACATGTAATATGTATTGTCTCCAATGATAATAAAGTTTTCTGACCTATTGTATTCATACTTAATACCCCATGCTGTTAATATCTGCTGCATAGGTCCTATAACATTCTTTTTAAGTGAACCTATTGTCTTTCCAGATAGTATAAAGTTTTCTCCTGAAAAGTGCTTTAAGCTCCACCTAAGAAAGCTGCATATACAAGCTATAGTTTTGCCTGACCTTATAGCTCCATCGGCAATAATTATGTCTCTATCAGCAAATGGTGATCCTTTTTCCCAAAAGAATAAAAGCTTTTTCTGTTTGAGAGAGAATGGTTGGAACCTAAATCCTTTGACCGTTTTCTTTCGTCTACTCATCTATATCATCCTTAAAGAGTTCTTTTATATCTTCCTCACTCATTGTTGTAGCTTTTATAAATTCTTCTACACCTGACTTATCTGATTCTCCATTTCCACCGCTTATTTTTAACTTCTCAAGCTTAAGCTTTTCTTTAGTTGCTGTATCTAATAAGTCCATATGATTTGATAGCCAATCTAGTGCTTTCATTTTGTCATAGAGTTTCAATTTCGCACCGTCTTTACCTTGCCCAATTTCACTTATTAAAGTTCCATCTACATTTGTCCATGTCCTAAACTTGACTGTATTAACCATCCTAGTCACTTGGTTTCCATCTTCATCTACTACTGGACCAAAAGCTCCCATAACCGGAACTTCTTCCTGCCCAAACACTACGAAATCAGTTATATCAGCAAAAGCAATATCAATATACTTTTGTATTAAGTCCTGAACATCTAATTTTAGTTCATCTCGAAGTTCTCTTAATTGCTTATCTATTTCATTTTTAACAGCCATGTTTTGCCATAGCTTATATGCATTAGCATGAGCATTTTCATAACTACATTGATAAGCTTTTATATATGCCTTTGTCTTGTTCCTATACTTAACGTAATACATACAAAAAAGCCTTTGCTTAACATTAAGTTCCGGATTATCAATCTCAGTAACTTCTGATTGCACAGACTCTTTATTTTTAGTATTATTTTTATTACTTTTCTTTGTTGTACAACTTTCATTCTTTTGTCGTACAACATTTATTTTTTCATTCCATTTATCTCTTTGCTTCCATACTGCAACTTTCTTTTCATCTTCATTAAGTATGTTAGCAATTTCTCTGTTTGTTATATTTCCTTTATGCTCTCTATATATTTCAAATGCTTTATCTCTATCCGGACTTCTCTGCCTTCCCATTACCACCTCACCTGCCCTAAATGGTTATTAGATTTATTTATAAAAAATGAGCCCATTAAGAGCTCATAAATAAATTGATATTTTAAAAATCTAGTTCTTTAATTATATAAGTATGCCACTCTCCGTTTTCTTTAATATTTTTTATGTATCCTAAATCTCTAAGTGTATTTTTATATTCAACTACTAATTCATTAGCCATATGGTCTGGATTTCCTTCATAAACATAATTCATCATTTTTCTTAGAGTTGTTTTACTCCATCCTCTATTATCAACTTTGGAGTCATTTTGTATATATCCATAAGTTCTAACTAAATATTTTCTATAATTTCCTGTAGGATTCTCCTTTTGTTCTCGTAAGTATTTTAATTTTTTCTCTTTTTGTTCTTGATTCAAGCAAATCCCCTCCCTTATACATAATAACTTCTATAGTAAGATGAGGTTTCCTGCTATTGTTGAATAATTTATATCTCTTTATCTTCTTCAAAGCGCATCTATCATAACAGTTAGCTATATCTTTGCCTATATAAAATCTGCATATATTTTTATTGCTTAATCTAAATTTCTTGCAATACTTCTGCTTCTTTACACTCTTTGCTTCTACTGAGTTAATTTCTATCTCTTTCTCTGGTAAAGTAAAAATATATTTCTCTAAATACTCTTTTAACCACATTTATTTCACATTCCTTTAATAGATTAAATAATTAAATATAAAATAAAAAGAGCCCTTATAAGAGCTCAAAATCTATAAATATATTAATATCTTAGAGGCACTTTTGATTTATTTACTTTAATGTCACTTGAGTTATACCCAATGGACTGTATAAAATTCTTTACCCCTTTCTCTGCTATATCTATATTATTCTTGGGTCCAATTGTAATAGTTTTTACCGGAAGAAAATTTCCTTTTTCGATTGGCAATTGAATGTACGGTATAATGACTCCATTACTATTCCGAAATTTGGGGTTTAAGTCTAAATATATATTTGATACTAATCTATACTCTTCCTCATGCTTAAAAGATGGATGCTTGAAAAACAATGAATATATTCCCATTTTAAGAATAAATCTTTCAATTAAGTGTTTTCTAATAGTGCGTAAATCACCATCTGGAAGACAAGCGGCATATTTATTATATATATCTAAAATACCATTTATTTTATCTCTAACTCTCCTAGATTGCTCATATTCGTCATATATAACTTTTCCATGCAAATTTATTATTCTATCTCTATCACATGAATGCAATAATTTATAGAAGTCTATTCCTAAATTATATCCGTCAAATTTGGAATAATATGACCACAGCATTAGCGAATCGGGATTTTCAGATAATGATAATATGTATGCATTATTAGCCCAGAAGCTAGGATCCCAATTAAATTCATGCTCTGCCATACCTATATAATCACATAATTCATCAAAAAGCTCACTATTTTTAATATTCATCCCTTCAATTGTATTTCTCACGCATTCTTTAATATACTTTATTTCTAAAGAATCATTAAGAAAATTTGCCTGTGAAATTCTAAAAGATTTTTCTTCTAGTATTCCCATTAATCCATTAATACTTGTATAATGGTATAATAAAACACCTTGATAAGCTATCGGAATCTCGTTAGATGATTTCTCGTAATTTTTTATTTCATCAAAAATCTCATTAATCAGATAGTCTAAATTATCCATATTTTCACCTCTTTGTATATTTCTATATACAAAGTTAAATTCCTGCTAGCAAACAGTAAAAAACACCAATAACCCTACTACCGCTTTCTTGCTACTATCACCATTGATTGTAATTCCCACCAAGACACCTTAAAAATCAAAAAGAGCTCTACTAAGAGCTCTTTCATAATATTTAGGATTGTCTATCGTCAATATTTACTTCAATATCTTCGACAAGTATTTCTCCGCAGTTTTCACATATGCTATCATCAAGGTTATTTGATGTATACCATATGGTTCCACATTCATTGCATATAAGTTTCCTCATGTCTATCCTCTTTCATAACTAAGCATTAACCCATATCTTTTCGCTAATATTATATGAGAATAGTCTCCGCTAATTTTAGTATTCGACATTATACTTAAGATTCCTTCAATGCTATTTAATAAAAAAACAGCTGGCATAATACCAACTGAAAAAAGGAGTTAAGAGATTAAAATTAATAAAATGTTTTAACAAGTTATTTAAAATATGTCCACTTTTTATTACTTTAAACATCACTCTATATTTTTTGCAAATTTTTCTTTAATAAAGTTATTATATTGATTTAAAGCCGCATTTAAAATTTTGCTTGCAGTTACTACCTCAGGATCTATTAGATTCCCTTGCTTGTCATTTATTAATTGGTTTAATTGCTCTCTTAGGATTTCAACATCCTTTAATAAATCCTCTAATTCAGACATAATCAACACCTCATTATAGGGTTGCCTATCTATGTTTTCTTATACAATAAAAAGCACTCAACATATGAGTGCTTAATTTTGCCGCTGTTGCCATAGTCCCCACCATGAAATCACAGCGATTAAAAATTTATGGTTTTTCATACTATTATTGTATCACATGTTTAGCTGATATTTTTCCCGTTTTCGTCCCGATTTTGTCCCACTATATTGATTTGAATAATATAATACAGCAAAATACATTACTGAATAATACGGTGTTAAATTACATATTCAATTTTTATTATTGTATCGCCTTATAAGAAAAGTGCGTGGTAACACAGTTTCTGATTATGCTTATTTTGTGCGATTGTATCCCTCAATTATTAATTGAATATTTTCTGAAATTGCTTTAGTGCCATCAAGATGAAGTATTGGACAAGCTAATGTTTTTGCCCATTCATCAATAATTGAAAGATTGCGAGTTCTAACAAATTCTAAAAAACCTTGTTCTTGCTCATACATATCGCCACCTACTAAAACACGTTCTCCATATTGTTCTAATGACCTGCGTTTCACACGTTCTAAACGTATATCAATCGGGACAGATAGGAATACACCTAATTTATACATAGAACTAATTTTATCACCATAATCACCTTTTACAGATGAAAGCACAAATGAATCACATTTCTCTATATCAACAAGCATTAATTCAATCACTGTATCTTTAGAGCGTGGTTTGGAGTAAGGAATTTCTGATTCTTCAAAGTAATAGTCTTCAACATCTAAATGTTTAATTTTTAGTTTACGAGCCAATTCACATCCTAATGTAGTTTTGCCACATCCATTTGCACCAAAAATAACAATTCCATTTGGCATTCTATACACCACCTAATATAAATAATCTTCCATTCGCACTTATCTACAGAGCTGCTGCATCCTGGTACCTATTTTTGTATTATTCACTAAGTTCCTTTAACGGTATATAATTAAGTATCACTATATTATCTAATTTGGGATTATATTTTTTAATAGTATTTATAAATTCTTTAACATCATCGAAAGTTTCAACTGGTTTTTTACAATATATCTCAATCATTCCATACCCAGCTCTACCAAACCTATTTGCATAAGAATAGCTAACAAAATAAGGATATTTAAATTCATTCATATAATATTTTTCCTTTCTACTTATTGCACAATGGTTTACCGAAGTATTCATTACAATTACGAATTTATTATCGGTAATTATACCATATATTTCAATCTAGTTCATGTAAATATTTATAGAGCAAGGGGAATATTTCATTATTTAACACCATATTATTTAGTTTTCAATGATCATTGTCCTTCCTTAAAGTTTCTAAGGTCTCTTCCTAATATTTTCATTTACTGATTCAGCCATTTTGCTATGTCTTCAACAATCTCTTCACGTCTCCTACCAGCTGTAGACTTTCCTATGTTCAGCCTGTCAGCTATTTCATAAAGAGTCTTGCTTTCTCCATATTTAAGCTCCACAAATTGCTTACATTCTTCGTTTAAAAGACTAATTACATAGCCTATATCAGCTATTTCCTTTTCAAATTCTCTAATTTGAGCATTAGTCTTAAGGAGATTCTTCTTAGTTCTCTGCCATTCTCTATGTAGTTTCTCTAGTTCCTTAATTATTTCATTCTCTGCATAGCTTGTACCATCATTAGATGTTTGAACCCTTACTTTGCTATAGTCAAAACTCCTGCTTTCTGGTTCGATAGTAACATTAGTTTGTTTGATATCGTGTTCTATTGACTGCAGCTGTTTCCAAAGAATTACTACTCTATGTTTTAATTTATCTATCTGTCTTAGCTGCCAATAATACCTATAAAGTCTTCCTTCTGTTTTTCTAAATGCATCTTCTGTAATCACTCTATACCTCCTCTGTTAAGCCACCGCAGTATTTATTATTTTCTCCGCAACATTTTTGGCATTCTTTTTTAATATCACACAGGTTGCAGCACATTCCATAGCATCCAATCTGCTCGTTATATTTGCACTTATATTTCTTAATTCTTAATTGTCTCTCTGCTTGTCT
The genomic region above belongs to Clostridium swellfunianum and contains:
- a CDS encoding PBSX family phage terminase large subunit, with the translated sequence MSRRKKTVKGFRFQPFSLKQKKLLFFWEKGSPFADRDIIIADGAIRSGKTIACICSFLRWSLKHFSGENFILSGKTIGSLKKNVIGPMQQILTAWGIKYEYNRSENFIIIGDNTYYMYDASNEASQDKLQGLTAAGALADEVALFPQNFVDQMIGRCSVDGAKIFMNCNPGSPYHFVKTELIDKAKEKNILYMHFDMDDNLSLSQKVKQRFRRMFSGVFFKRYILGLWVQAEGIIYDMFDEIKHKVKTIERAYKEFYVSCDYGTQNATVFLLWGQFEGKWYLVDEYYYSGRDKGKQKSDPEYYKDLEEFVGERKVKAIVIDPSAASFIALIREKGKFTVRKAKNDVLEGIRNVAAYLTDELLLFNDNCYNTFKEFFSYIWDEKAIQRGEDKPVKIMDHAMDAIRYFVNTILQFNQAAYEKEIYSKGKGVIKPSPYTNKKGGAVF
- a CDS encoding aspartyl-phosphate phosphatase Spo0E family protein, giving the protein MSELEDLLKDVEILREQLNQLINDKQGNLIDPEVVTASKILNAALNQYNNFIKEKFAKNIE
- a CDS encoding phage portal protein produces the protein MSDVKETLLKLSDAEKKERLRVKSDYHFYKGKCEDGKAAKQDKSLLGQSWESNDNVDYTPTQDIRNKVKPLLKKQARFMFGNEPFINFKPNNMNDSNKCEELRKFIDDVLEANKFWNNTRKAFLMSTIKKRVLLRVEANPGMPIIIKYENIEDFYYKEQNGILLEARFFEEDEANAFTEADKDKIYYIHVYCYDKPEDSKEVVAFYKQLTYKGDDLINPTEVKAQPTGFSRIPCWLIKNGGELGDSFGESDVDELRELQNQYNRKNSDFADALKFQMFGAESIIDGNPDDVNKLTIAPNAVHAIRTDDNAANNNKQAVIQRLEYNMGNAEAANSYLDRLDHDMKDILDMPDIKDLSNIPSAKAMKYMYNDLIGRCEEKWNDWEPVLKELINFIIEAAPYCYKNKFKNEWSNLAYTLIFTHNYPLPADEEDKKKTAMDEVITKVRSIRSYIKEFTDEEDAEKSLNEILEEITLIASAESEQPQLNTGGSNE
- a CDS encoding DUF2971 domain-containing protein — protein: MDNLDYLINEIFDEIKNYEKSSNEIPIAYQGVLLYHYTSINGLMGILEEKSFRISQANFLNDSLEIKYIKECVRNTIEGMNIKNSELFDELCDYIGMAEHEFNWDPSFWANNAYILSLSENPDSLMLWSYYSKFDGYNLGIDFYKLLHSCDRDRIINLHGKVIYDEYEQSRRVRDKINGILDIYNKYAACLPDGDLRTIRKHLIERFILKMGIYSLFFKHPSFKHEEEYRLVSNIYLDLNPKFRNSNGVIIPYIQLPIEKGNFLPVKTITIGPKNNIDIAEKGVKNFIQSIGYNSSDIKVNKSKVPLRY
- a CDS encoding AAA family ATPase; translation: MPNGIVIFGANGCGKTTLGCELARKLKIKHLDVEDYYFEESEIPYSKPRSKDTVIELMLVDIEKCDSFVLSSVKGDYGDKISSMYKLGVFLSVPIDIRLERVKRRSLEQYGERVLVGGDMYEQEQGFLEFVRTRNLSIIDEWAKTLACPILHLDGTKAISENIQLIIEGYNRTK
- a CDS encoding DUF4033 domain-containing protein; this encodes MREVILWITAATTLILTFHMDKKKRQAERQLRIKKYKCKYNEQIGCYGMCCNLCDIKKECQKCCGENNKYCGGLTEEV
- a CDS encoding terminase small subunit; amino-acid sequence: MGRQRSPDRDKAFEIYREHKGNITNREIANILNEDEKKVAVWKQRDKWNEKINVVRQKNESCTTKKSNKNNTKNKESVQSEVTEIDNPELNVKQRLFCMYYVKYRNKTKAYIKAYQCSYENAHANAYKLWQNMAVKNEIDKQLRELRDELKLDVQDLIQKYIDIAFADITDFVVFGQEEVPVMGAFGPVVDEDGNQVTRMVNTVKFRTWTNVDGTLISEIGQGKDGAKLKLYDKMKALDWLSNHMDLLDTATKEKLKLEKLKISGGNGESDKSGVEEFIKATTMSEEDIKELFKDDIDE